GATCGTGTCACGGGAAAACTTACCGCAGTTCAAGCTAAGTACTATAAAGGAAAAGTAGGAAAAGACACTATTAACTCTTTTATTGCTGAAAGTTGTAAAGATTACTACGCTGATGGAATGATTATTTCATCAACTGATGATTGGAATAAAAATGCTAAAAAAGCAACTGAAGAATTATCAAAAGATATTTCAATCATTGGATTATCACAACTTCAAAATGCAAATTTTGATTGGCAACTATTTGACTTTGATTCCCAAAATGAAAATTTAAGTTGTGAGCCTAAAGAATTACGAGATTATCAAAAGGAAGCGATTGAAAAATCCTTAGCGTATTTTAAAGAAAATACACGTGGGAAGCTTGTCATGGCTCCAGGGACAGGGAAAACCTTTACAAGTTTGAAGATTGCCGAAGCACTAATGACAGAAACAGACACGGATAATTTTAATGTCTTATACTTAGTTCCAAGTATTCAGTTACTTTCGCAAACACTATTTAACTGGAATTCTGATAAGTCGGATGATATTTCAATGGTTTCATTTTCCGTTGTATCTGATAAAAAGGCAACGAAAAAGAAAACAGGTGTAGATGACTTAAGTGCTAAAGATGTTGGTTTTCCTGCTACAACTAACGTAGATGAACTATTGGAGAATTATACTAATGTTCGAAATCAGGCACAAAAGACGATGGCGGTGGTATTTTCAACATACCAATCCATTGATGTTATTTCTAAAGCACAAAATCAAGGATATCCTAAATTTGACTTGATTATTGCTGATGAAGCCCACCGTACTACTGGGGCAAGTCAGATGGGAGACGCTAGTGTATTTACTAAAGTTCACGATAATAGCATTGTGAAGGGAAAGTTACGTCTTTACCAGACAGCAACACCAAAAGTTTATGGTCCAGAAGCTAAGAAGAAAGCAGATGATAATAGTATGGTTATTTCATCGATGGACGATGAAGCAAAGTATGGTGTAGAAATATTTCGTTTAGGTTTTGGAGATGCTGTTTCACGAGGATATCTAACGGATTATAAAGTATCAGTACTTGCGGTTAGTGAAAATTACATTAACAAAAATATGCAGGCGGTTATGGCTTCTAGCACTAGCGAACTCGATACGAATGATATTGGTAAAATTATTGGCGTGTGGAATGCTATGGTTAAAAGAAATGGTATTACTGGCGAAATTACGGGAGCACCAATGAAACGTGCAATTGCCTTTACCGATACGATTGCTCATTCAAAACAAATTGCCGAAGAGTTTAATTATGTAATAAACGATTATCTTGGAGCACAAGCAGATGATAGTTTCTCTGTTGATGTTCACCATGTTGACGGTGGATTAAATGCGCTTCAAAAGAAAGCTCAGCTTGATTGGCTTGCTAGTGATATGGAAGATAATGAAGCTAGGGTATTGTCTAATGTTCGTTTTTTAACAGAGGGTATTGATGTTCCTAACTTAGATGCTGTTATTTTCTTATCACCTAAGAAATCACAAGTTGATATTGTTCAAGCCGTTGGGCGAATTATGCGTAAATTTGAAGGTAAGGAATATGGTTATATTATTTTACCAGTAGTGATTGATACTAACTCAGATCCCGTGGCTGTTCTTGACAATAATGATAGGTATAAAGAAGTCTGGCAAGTACTAAATGCTTTACGGTCAACTGACGAACGTTTTGAAGCTGAGATCAATAAACTTGAACTTAATAAAAAGAAGAGTGGCAGAATTAATGTTATTGGGACTAACACATCACCTAATGAAGCCGTTACAGAAGATAATGGTAAGAATATTGAAAATGGTGAAGGTAATCAACCGGTTCAACTTGAATTAGATTTAGATGAGATGTCAGATTTGGAACAAGCGTTTTATGGACGAATTGTTAAGAAGGTGGGTGATCGCCGTTATCTTGAAGATTGGTCTAAAGATGTTGCTGAAATTGCTAAGCGTCATATTACTAAAATTAACGATTTGATTGATAGTAGAGAAGAAGCAAAAACAGCTTTTAATATATTCTTAACTAGTTTACAGCACAATATTAATTCATCAGTCGATAGAAAGCAAGCAATTGAAATGTTGGCTCAACATCTTATTACGCAACCTGTCTTTGAAGTTCTTTTTGAGGGTTACAGTTTTGTTAAGGATAACCCAGTATCTCACGCTATGAATGATGTGGTTGACGAATTTTCTAAGTATGGCTTTGATAAAGAACAAAAAGAATTGGCACCATTCTATAAATCTGTAAAATTAAGAGCTTCTGGAATTGACAATGCTGAAGCCAAGCAAAAGATTATTGTTACACTTTATGATAAGTTCTTTAGAACTGGTTTTAAAGAGACTACTGAGCAGTTAGGAATTGTTTTCACCCCGGTTGAAGTAGTTGATTTTATCATTAATTCAGTTGACTATGCTTTAAATAAATATTTTGGTAAACGTCTTTCAAGCAAAAATGTGCATGTTTTAGACCCATTTACTGGAACGGGTACCTTTATAACAAGAACCCTTCAATATCTAAAAAGACAGATGGATGGAGGAGAAATTACGTTTGAAGATATCCTCTACAAGTATAATCACGAGTTACATGCTAATGAAATT
This window of the Ligilactobacillus faecis genome carries:
- a CDS encoding type ISP restriction/modification enzyme — translated: MSTFNELVNQIDNNITNQRDRGTAFEKLAVAYLKNEPAFKNKYSDVWMLSEVPIEYNISKQDTGVDIVAKDRVTGKLTAVQAKYYKGKVGKDTINSFIAESCKDYYADGMIISSTDDWNKNAKKATEELSKDISIIGLSQLQNANFDWQLFDFDSQNENLSCEPKELRDYQKEAIEKSLAYFKENTRGKLVMAPGTGKTFTSLKIAEALMTETDTDNFNVLYLVPSIQLLSQTLFNWNSDKSDDISMVSFSVVSDKKATKKKTGVDDLSAKDVGFPATTNVDELLENYTNVRNQAQKTMAVVFSTYQSIDVISKAQNQGYPKFDLIIADEAHRTTGASQMGDASVFTKVHDNSIVKGKLRLYQTATPKVYGPEAKKKADDNSMVISSMDDEAKYGVEIFRLGFGDAVSRGYLTDYKVSVLAVSENYINKNMQAVMASSTSELDTNDIGKIIGVWNAMVKRNGITGEITGAPMKRAIAFTDTIAHSKQIAEEFNYVINDYLGAQADDSFSVDVHHVDGGLNALQKKAQLDWLASDMEDNEARVLSNVRFLTEGIDVPNLDAVIFLSPKKSQVDIVQAVGRIMRKFEGKEYGYIILPVVIDTNSDPVAVLDNNDRYKEVWQVLNALRSTDERFEAEINKLELNKKKSGRINVIGTNTSPNEAVTEDNGKNIENGEGNQPVQLELDLDEMSDLEQAFYGRIVKKVGDRRYLEDWSKDVAEIAKRHITKINDLIDSREEAKTAFNIFLTSLQHNINSSVDRKQAIEMLAQHLITQPVFEVLFEGYSFVKDNPVSHAMNDVVDEFSKYGFDKEQKELAPFYKSVKLRASGIDNAEAKQKIIVTLYDKFFRTGFKETTEQLGIVFTPVEVVDFIINSVDYALNKYFGKRLSSKNVHVLDPFTGTGTFITRTLQYLKRQMDGGEITFEDILYKYNHELHANEIILLSYYIASINIESVFDEVNGPNHGYQPFEGIVLADTFESTEREGSFVDELLGENNERLKKQQEKPITVIFGNPPYSAKQDNEDKNYSRAKYPKLDNSLKKTWIDTSSAINKNGLMDSYIKAIRWSADRLSNDGIISFITNSSYIDGVAMDGMRKSLLNEFSDIYVIDLKGQIRRRSKKQIANEGGNIFDIMTGVAIILLVKDSSKGKGKGNLHYFDIGNGLTKKDKLEKLTKLGSIANIENVAELIEPNEKGDWINQRNSNFETLLKLGDKKSKDGLFIDYTGGITTGRDDWSWGFSETAVYSKINTLVNYYNEHLGDTSVYDEDNTSISWTRSLKQRFEKKEKISFKDYRIYTGMYRPFVKKHVYYSQELVDRQYRMAKVLPVSDSDNIMISLSNKTEGKDLTLLALNVLPDRNLFAGGSQNLPKYLYDGLGKYSSVRQEQLKKLVGLDEEDVLAYIYGLLSSSDYENLYALDLAKSFPRIPNVKNKKAFIDIGKKLMDLHLNYEEVPVFKGVSIEKKSNPDYRVKKMKFARVRNPETGKLENDRSTIIFNTDITIKDIPEKSYEYIVNGRSAIEWIMDQYQIKDKTKSGVIDDPNDFSDDPKYIFKLLLRIINVSVQTVDLVNSLPKLEEVE